A part of Cygnus olor isolate bCygOlo1 unplaced genomic scaffold, bCygOlo1.pri.v2 scaffold_107_ctg1, whole genome shotgun sequence genomic DNA contains:
- the LOC121063221 gene encoding mucin-5AC-like: TAPVTTTTAPVSTSTAPVTTSTTPVSTSTAPVSTSTAPDTTTTAPVSTSTAPVSTSTAPVTTTTAPVTTSTAPVTTSTTPVSTSKAPVSTSTALGTTSTTPVSTSNAPDTTSTAPVSTSTAPVTTSTAPDTTSTAPVSTSTAPVTTSTTPSTSTAPVSTSTAPVTTSTAPVTTSTTPVSTSTAPVSTSTAPVTTTTAPVTTTTAPVSTSTAPVTTSTTPVSTSTAPVSTSTAPDTTSTAPVSTNTAPESTSTTPVSTSTGPVTTSAAPETTTTAPVSTSTAPMSTSTSPVTTSTAPVSTSTAPDTTSTAPVSTSTAPVTTSTTPVSTSTAPVSTSTAPVSTSATPVSTSTALDTTSTTPVTTSTAPVTTSTAPDTTSTAPVTTSTAPVTTSTAPVSTSTAPVPTSTTPVSTSTSPDTTSTAPVSTSTAPVTTSTTPVSTSTAPVSTSTAPNTTTTAPSTAPVTTSAAPVTTSAAPVTTSTALDTSSTAPVSTTPATTTTAPVSTSTAPVTTSAAPV; this comes from the exons tacagccCCAGTCACCACCActacagctccagtgtccaccagtacagctccagtcaCCACCAGTACAactccagtgtccaccagtacagctccagtgtccaccagtacagctccggACACCACCActacagctccagtgtccactagtacagctccagtgtccaccagtacagctccagtcaCCACCACTACAGCTCCAGTaaccaccagtacagctccagtcaCCACCAGTACAactccagtgtccaccagtaaAGCTCCAGTCtccaccagtacagctctgGGCACCACCAGTACAACTCCAGTTTCCACCAGTAACGCTCCGGacaccaccagtacagctccagtatccaccagtacagctcctgtcaccaccagtacagctccagaCACCACCAGTACAGCaccagtgtccaccagtacagctccagtcaCTACCAGTACAactcca tccaccagtacagctccagtgtccaccagtacagctccagtcaccaccagtacagctccagtcaCCACCAGTACAactccagtgtccaccagtacagctccagtgtccaccagtacagctccagtcaCCACCACTACAGCTCCAGTAACCACCActacagctccagtgtccaccagtacagctccagtcaCCACCAGTACAactccagtgtccaccagtacagctccagtgtccaccagtacagctccggacaccaccagtacagctccagtgtccaccaaTACAGCTCCAGAGTCCACCAGTACAACTCCAGTTTCCACCAGTACAGGTCCAGTCACCACCAGTGCAGCGCCGGAGACCACTACTACAGCCCCAGTaagcaccagtacagctccaATGTCCACCAGTACATCTCCAGTCACCACCAGTACAGCaccagtgtccaccagtacagctccagaCACCACCAGTACAGCaccagtgtccaccagtacagctccagtaaCCACCAGTACAACTCCAGTatccaccagtacagctccagtgtccaccagtacagctccagtgtccaccagtgcaactccagtgtccaccagtacagctctgGACACCACCAGTACAACTCCAgtcaccaccagtacagctccagtcaccaccagtacagctccggacaccaccagtacagctccagtcaccaccagtacagctccggtcaccaccagtacagctccagtgtcaaccagtacagctccagtccCCACCAGTACAACaccagtgtccaccagtacatCTCCAGacaccaccagtacagctccagtgtccaccagtacagctccagtcaCCACCAGTACAactccagtgtccaccagtacagctccagtgtccaccagtacagctccgaACACCACCActacagctcca agtacagctccagtgaccaccagtgcagctccagtgaccaccagtgcagctccagtgaccaccagtacagctctgGACACCagcagtacagctccagtgtccacca ctccagcCACCACCActacagctccagtgtccaccagtacagctccagtgaccaccagtgcagctccagtg